One Panicum virgatum strain AP13 chromosome 3N, P.virgatum_v5, whole genome shotgun sequence DNA segment encodes these proteins:
- the LOC120665226 gene encoding putative glycine-rich cell wall structural protein 1, translating to MAGTKLIALGFVVLMSMGLANAVRVARYSSADGTGTGGGEGGGYVNGAGSGSGSGTGEGASSSSGVHAAAGGGGGGGGTSQYGGSGYGGGSGSGSGSGSYSQGPYSAYGGESANAGGSGGGGGGGQAGGSWGSSAQGSGSGIGSGSSYSNRYWYGPSYAGANANGNGGGTGSSQNGGGGGGQGSGSGFGNANP from the coding sequence GTCCTCATGAGCATGGGGTTAGCCAATGCCGTGAGGGTGGCGAGATACTCCAGTGCTGATGGAACAGGCACAGGAGGGGGAGAGGGTGGTGGATACGTGAATGGTGCGGGATCAGGGTCCGGGTCCGGCACCGGCGAAGGTGCGAGCAGTTCAAGTGGTGTCCATGCAGCTGCTGGAGggggtggtggaggtggtggaaCTAGCCAATACGGCGGGTCTGGTTATGGTGGAGGGTCCGGGTCGGGTTCAGGGTCCGGTTCATATAGTCAAGGACCCTATTCTGCTTATGGTGGAGAATCTGCCAATGCTGGTGgttctggtggtggtggaggaggaggacaagCTGGAGGTTCTTGGGGATCTAGTGCGCAAGGGTCTGGTAGTGGCATTGGATCTGGCTCTAGCTACTCCAACAGGTATTGGTATGGCCCTAGTTATGCAGGTGCAAATGCTAATGGCAATGGTGGTGGCACCGGGAGCAGTCAAAATGGTGGGGGAGGTGGTGGCCAAGGTTCTGGATCTGGGTTCGGCAATGCCAACCCCTGA